Proteins from a genomic interval of Quercus lobata isolate SW786 chromosome 11, ValleyOak3.0 Primary Assembly, whole genome shotgun sequence:
- the LOC115967700 gene encoding LOW QUALITY PROTEIN: squamosa promoter-binding-like protein 12 (The sequence of the model RefSeq protein was modified relative to this genomic sequence to represent the inferred CDS: deleted 1 base in 1 codon), whose product MDWNSKATSEWDWEKLAGFSSKTIDIPESVQPSNHELEGGVDNTSVYSSGGGGGFSGSDLGHGSSSRSSISASADSSSKEGIKKSGTVDGFPKDFTEKNEWTRADNTGKFPSLGASISSGEPIIGLKLGKRTYFEDLCMASTTKTSPTSVTPTSSTVPGKRSRASYQSTQTPRCQVEGCNIDLKSSKDYHRRHRICESHSKSPKVIVAGMERRFCQQCSRFHELSEFDDKKRSCRRRLSDHNARRRRPQPEAIQFHSPGLSSSIYDGRQQMNLVLNRVPLSAANPTWQSACNDNKATQTGHSLTRPTKTGGIDRQLKLLTDTPEVPSMLQTYSSKMLSFENSTPQVLSQGLEASSFASHVNVAPDLRRALSLLSTSSWGLNDSEGNALDQLMPVNRSSVAQPAVHAELQNWDFSSAGHEQVEQPPPESRVRSLNYHNNGGGHYQEFQLFKSLMNLAAFIPIKSTDYWKLALPMKSLQGFCCSFGQAGKTSNQSTKATCFEIGLFASKQVFCNIHWLLDRNNVDLISLLLK is encoded by the exons atggACTGGAACTCAAAAGCCACCTCAGAGTGGGACTGGGAGAAATTGGCAGGGTTCAGCTCAAAGACAATTGATATTCCAGAATCGGTACAACCATCAAATCATGAGCTTGAAGGAGGGGTTGACAACACATCTGTTTATTCAtctggaggtggtggtggtttcTCAGGGTCTGATTTGGGCCATGGTTCTTCATCTAGGAGCTCCATCTCTGCTTCAGCTGATTCCTCTTCCAAGGAAGGAATTAAGAAAAGTGGAACTGTTGATGGCTTTCCTAAAGATTTTactgagaagaatgagtggacCAGGGCGGACAATACTGGGAAATTTCCATCTTTGGGGGCATCTATCAGCTCTGGTGAACCAATAATTGGTTTGAAGCTTGGTAAACGAACTTATTTTGAAGACTTGTGCATGGCAAGCACCACTAAGACATCACCAACATCTGTGACTCCGACATCCTCAACTGTTCCTGGAAAAAGGTCTAGGGCATCTTATCAGAGTACACAAACCCCACGTTGCCAAGTTGAAGGATGCAATATTGACTTAAAGTCATCAAAAGACTACCATCGTAGGCATAGAATTTGTGAAAGCCACTCGAAAAGCCCAAAGGTCATCGTTGCTGGTATGGAGCGTCGGTTTTGCCAACAGTGCAGCAG GTTCCATGAATTGTCAGAGTTTGATGATAAGAAGCGAAGCTGTCGTAGGCGTCTCTCTGATCACAATGCACGGCGACGTAGGCCACAGCCAGAGGCAATCCAGTTCCATTCTCCTGGGCTGTCTTCATCAATATATG ATGGGAGACAGCAGATGAATCTTGTATTGAATAGGGTTCCATTGTCAGCTGCAAATCCAACATGGCAAAGTGCATGCAACGATAACAAGGCCACACAAACTGGACATTCTTTAACTAGGCCTACAAAAACTGGGGGTATTGATAGGCAGCTGAAATTGCTCACAGATACGCCAGAGGTTCCTTCCATGCTACAAACATATTCAAGCAAGATGTTGTCTTTTGAAAACAGTACACCTCAAGTCCTTAGTCAAG GTTTAGAGGCATCTTCGTTTGCATCTCATGTTAATGTAGCGCCAGATCTTCGGCgtgctctctctcttctgtcAACCAGTTCATGGGGTTTGAATGACTCTGAAGGCAATGCACTGGACCAGCTCATGCCTGTTAATCGAAGCAGCGTAGCCCAGCCAGCAGTGCATGCAGAACTGCAAAATTGGGATTTTTCCTCAGCAGGACACGAGCAGGTGGAACAACCACCTCCTGAATCCCGTGTGCGTTCATTAAATTACCATAATAATGGCGGTGGCCATTACCAGGAATTCCAATTGTTCAAATCA CTTATGAATCTGGCTGCTTTTATTCCAATCAAATCAACTGATTATTGGAAATTAGCACTTCCTATGAAATCACTGCAAG GATTTTGTTGCAGTTTTGGTCAAGCTGGCAAGACATCCAACCAGAGCACAAAAGCGACGTGTTTTGAAATTGGATTGTTTGCTAGTAAACAAGTTTTCTGCAACATTCATTGGTTACTTGACCGAAATAATGTTGATCTGATCTCCTTATTGTTGAAATAA
- the LOC115968594 gene encoding YTH domain-containing protein ECT1-like isoform X2, translating into MHVVSPVIYNDNPSVVFHSGYGFNPEMAYGQYSPVATQLHPLMMDGQLYSPQQVPFSPSYYAQAPAPNLPHMSSPIPISPADLMLPENSSIDTMLYGPGSGYVGFGSFGGGNLSGNLGSSSLTSPVTYQPMGILGSYEHNAGQISQQQRPMHGYGLMSSSFGGRYPHSSSNQSSTFGGASISYPVVNDRNRLTLDKGRRRERDRDSISLFNDSQDIFNDRNRGPRASKLRSKSGTEQGSSSFSKYVISTLGIRLDSYNRLDFVTDYENAKFFIIKSFSEDNVHKSIKYNVWASTPHGNKKLDAAYHEAKEIKGYCPVFLLFSVNASGQFCGVAEMVGPVDFEKDADYWQQDRWSGQFSVRWHIIKDVPNIRFRHILLESNDNKPVTHSRDSQEVALKEGIEMLKIFKDYDTRTSILDDFEFYDERERVLRERKARQIASSTADVSDSPADESVNQMSDSFAQALKLDERNNKEVPATEQGGSSRSDAPLSLSHDSVNQTSNSLSDSFN; encoded by the exons ATGCATGTTGTATCACCG GTCATCTACAATGATAACCCATCTGTTGTATTTCATTCTGGTTATGGCTTCAATCCTGAAATGGCATACGGACAATATTCTCCTGTTGCTACACAACTGCATCCTTTAATGATGGATGGCCAACTGTACTCTCCACAGCAAGTCCCATTTTCTCCATCTTATTATGCACAGGCACCTGCTCCAAATTTGCCTCATATGTCTTCACCTATTCCAATTTCGCCAGCTGACCTGATGTTGCCAGAAAATAGTAGCATTGACACTATGCTTTATGGGCCAGGATCAGGTTATGTAGGTTTTGGGTCATTTGGTGGAGGAAACCTTTCTGGAAATCTTGGTTCTAGTTCTCTAACGTCTCCAGTAACTTATCAACCAATGGGCATACTTGGATCATATGAGCACAATGCTGGACAG ATTTCCCAACAACAGAGACCAATGCATGGATATGGGTTGATGTCAAGTTCCTTTGGTGGACGCTACCCACACAGTAGTTCTAATCAGAGCTCTACCTTTGGTGGTGCTTCAATTTCTTATCCTGTTGTTAATGACCGGAATCGTCTCACTCTTGACAAGGGCAGAAGAAGGGAAAGGGACCGGGATTCAATTTCcctttttaatgattcacagGATATCTTCAATGACCGTAATCGTGGTCCAAGGGCTTCAAAGCTGAGGAGCAAGAGTGGCACTGAACAGGGCTCTTCATCTTTTAGCAAATATGTTATATCTACTCTTGGAATTCGTCTTGATTCATACAACCGGCTGGATTTTGTCACAGATTATGAGAATGCAAAAttcttcatcatcaaatccTTCAGTGAGGACAATGTTCATAAAAGTATTAAATACAATGTTTGGGCCAGCACACCACATGGAAACAAGAAACTAGATGCTGCTTATCATGAAGCAAAGGAGATTAAAGGCTACTGTCCAGTATTCCTATTGTTTTCA GTTAATGCTAGCGGACAATTTTGTGGGGTAGCTGAAATGGTTGGACCTGTAGATTTTGAAAAGGATGCAGATTACTGGCAGCAAGATAGATGGAGTGGACAGTTTTCAGTTCGGTGGCACATCATCAAAGATGTTCCCAATATTCGTTTCCGTCACATTCTACTTGAAAGCAATGATAACAAGCCTGTTACTCACAGCCGAGATTCTCAGGAG GTGGCACTGAAAGAGGGTATTGAgatgttgaaaattttcaaggatTATGATACACGAACATCCATCCTAgatgattttgaattttatgatGAGCGGGAGAGAGTCTTGAGGGAAAGGAAGGCCAGACAGATAGCTTCTTCAACAGCAGATGTTTCTGATTCACCTGCTGATGAGTCTGTTAATCAAATGTCTGATAGTTTTGCTCAAGCCCTCAAATTGGATGAGAGGAACAACAAAGAAGTTCCTGCAACTGAACAAGGTGGTAGCTCAAGATCAGATGCTCCACTTTCACTTTCCCATGATTCCGTGAATCAAACGTCTAATAGCTTGTCTGATAGCTTTAATTGA
- the LOC115968594 gene encoding YTH domain-containing protein ECT1-like isoform X1, protein MDNSLQERDRIVSTGERPVKPDKLTEQPLSPKDERIVSANPSPNAVIVGPSRDVTEQQESTEAVGDLNSVHPLNAYVSHEQNVSYGGYANNTGIWDGYSQYVNNEAMHVVSPVIYNDNPSVVFHSGYGFNPEMAYGQYSPVATQLHPLMMDGQLYSPQQVPFSPSYYAQAPAPNLPHMSSPIPISPADLMLPENSSIDTMLYGPGSGYVGFGSFGGGNLSGNLGSSSLTSPVTYQPMGILGSYEHNAGQISQQQRPMHGYGLMSSSFGGRYPHSSSNQSSTFGGASISYPVVNDRNRLTLDKGRRRERDRDSISLFNDSQDIFNDRNRGPRASKLRSKSGTEQGSSSFSKYVISTLGIRLDSYNRLDFVTDYENAKFFIIKSFSEDNVHKSIKYNVWASTPHGNKKLDAAYHEAKEIKGYCPVFLLFSVNASGQFCGVAEMVGPVDFEKDADYWQQDRWSGQFSVRWHIIKDVPNIRFRHILLESNDNKPVTHSRDSQEVALKEGIEMLKIFKDYDTRTSILDDFEFYDERERVLRERKARQIASSTADVSDSPADESVNQMSDSFAQALKLDERNNKEVPATEQGGSSRSDAPLSLSHDSVNQTSNSLSDSFN, encoded by the exons ATGGACAACTCTCTACAAGAACGGGATCGAATCGTCTCCACCG GAGAGAGACCTGTTAAGCCAGATAAGCTGACAGAGCAG CCACTTTCGCCCAAAGATGAAAGGATTGTTTCAGCGAATCCTTCTCCGAATGCAGTCATCGTAGGACCATCAAGGGATGTCACCGAACAACAAGAATCTACCGAAGCTGTTGGAGATTTGAACAGTGTCCATCCACTCAATGCCTATGTTTCTCATGAGCAAAATGTATCATATGGTG GTTATGCTAATAACACTGGTATTTGGGATGGCTATTCTCAGTATGTTAATAATGAGGCCATGCATGTTGTATCACCG GTCATCTACAATGATAACCCATCTGTTGTATTTCATTCTGGTTATGGCTTCAATCCTGAAATGGCATACGGACAATATTCTCCTGTTGCTACACAACTGCATCCTTTAATGATGGATGGCCAACTGTACTCTCCACAGCAAGTCCCATTTTCTCCATCTTATTATGCACAGGCACCTGCTCCAAATTTGCCTCATATGTCTTCACCTATTCCAATTTCGCCAGCTGACCTGATGTTGCCAGAAAATAGTAGCATTGACACTATGCTTTATGGGCCAGGATCAGGTTATGTAGGTTTTGGGTCATTTGGTGGAGGAAACCTTTCTGGAAATCTTGGTTCTAGTTCTCTAACGTCTCCAGTAACTTATCAACCAATGGGCATACTTGGATCATATGAGCACAATGCTGGACAG ATTTCCCAACAACAGAGACCAATGCATGGATATGGGTTGATGTCAAGTTCCTTTGGTGGACGCTACCCACACAGTAGTTCTAATCAGAGCTCTACCTTTGGTGGTGCTTCAATTTCTTATCCTGTTGTTAATGACCGGAATCGTCTCACTCTTGACAAGGGCAGAAGAAGGGAAAGGGACCGGGATTCAATTTCcctttttaatgattcacagGATATCTTCAATGACCGTAATCGTGGTCCAAGGGCTTCAAAGCTGAGGAGCAAGAGTGGCACTGAACAGGGCTCTTCATCTTTTAGCAAATATGTTATATCTACTCTTGGAATTCGTCTTGATTCATACAACCGGCTGGATTTTGTCACAGATTATGAGAATGCAAAAttcttcatcatcaaatccTTCAGTGAGGACAATGTTCATAAAAGTATTAAATACAATGTTTGGGCCAGCACACCACATGGAAACAAGAAACTAGATGCTGCTTATCATGAAGCAAAGGAGATTAAAGGCTACTGTCCAGTATTCCTATTGTTTTCA GTTAATGCTAGCGGACAATTTTGTGGGGTAGCTGAAATGGTTGGACCTGTAGATTTTGAAAAGGATGCAGATTACTGGCAGCAAGATAGATGGAGTGGACAGTTTTCAGTTCGGTGGCACATCATCAAAGATGTTCCCAATATTCGTTTCCGTCACATTCTACTTGAAAGCAATGATAACAAGCCTGTTACTCACAGCCGAGATTCTCAGGAG GTGGCACTGAAAGAGGGTATTGAgatgttgaaaattttcaaggatTATGATACACGAACATCCATCCTAgatgattttgaattttatgatGAGCGGGAGAGAGTCTTGAGGGAAAGGAAGGCCAGACAGATAGCTTCTTCAACAGCAGATGTTTCTGATTCACCTGCTGATGAGTCTGTTAATCAAATGTCTGATAGTTTTGCTCAAGCCCTCAAATTGGATGAGAGGAACAACAAAGAAGTTCCTGCAACTGAACAAGGTGGTAGCTCAAGATCAGATGCTCCACTTTCACTTTCCCATGATTCCGTGAATCAAACGTCTAATAGCTTGTCTGATAGCTTTAATTGA